The nucleotide window CTCGACTACACGGTCACTAGCCGCGTGACGGGCAACACCCTCGAGGTGGACGCTCGAGCCGCCACCGCCGAGGGGTCGCTGACGTTCACGCTGCGGGCAAGCGTGGAGGGAAACACGATGACCGGCCGTTACTCCCTGGTGGGCGTCACCAGCGGCGGCAGCGAGTTCTTCCGCGCCGAAGGGTCCTTCTCGGCCACCCGGGTCGACTGACCCCGGCGCGCCGCGCGGCCGACCGCTCGCCCGGCCGGACTAGCCGCGCGGCGCGCCGGCCGGCGCCGGGTACTTCACGGCGTTCTTGACCATCTTGGCGCGCACGGCCGCCGCCACGTCTATCCCGAGCCGGTCGGCGAGCTCGAGCAGGTAGATCTGCACGTCGGCGACCTCGTCGGCCACGGCCGCGAGGCTGGCGGCGTCGAGCGCGTCCGACTCCTCGTTCGTCAGCCACTGGAAGTGCTCCAGTAGCTCGGCGACCTCGACGGACAGCGCCATCACGAGGTTCTTGGGAGCGTGGTGCCGTTCCCAGCCGCGGGCCCTGACGAATGACCTGAGGTCGGCT belongs to Trueperaceae bacterium and includes:
- a CDS encoding nucleotide pyrophosphohydrolase, which encodes MADDLTQLTADLRSFVRARGWERHHAPKNLVMALSVEVAELLEHFQWLTNEESDALDAASLAAVADEVADVQIYLLELADRLGIDVAAAVRAKMVKNAVKYPAPAGAPRG